A region of Bacillus cabrialesii DNA encodes the following proteins:
- a CDS encoding nitroreductase family protein, whose translation MMKTNDFMEIMKGRRSIRNYDPTVKISKEEMTEILEEATTAPSSVNAQPWRFLVIDSPEGKEKLAPLASFNQTQVTTSSAVIAVFADMNNADYLEEIYSKAVELGYMPQEVKDRQIAALTAHFEKLPAQVNRETILIDGGLVSMQLMLTARAHGYDTNPIGGYDKENIAETFGLEKDRYVPVMLLSIGKAADEGYASYRLPIDTIAEWK comes from the coding sequence ATGATGAAAACAAATGATTTTATGGAGATAATGAAAGGTCGCCGTTCCATTCGAAACTATGATCCGACAGTGAAAATCAGTAAAGAAGAGATGACAGAAATCTTAGAGGAAGCAACAACCGCGCCTTCTTCTGTTAACGCACAGCCATGGCGTTTTCTCGTCATTGACAGCCCGGAAGGAAAAGAAAAGCTCGCACCGCTCGCAAGCTTTAACCAAACACAAGTCACAACTTCTTCTGCAGTCATCGCTGTATTTGCAGACATGAACAATGCAGACTACTTAGAAGAAATCTATTCAAAAGCCGTGGAACTTGGTTACATGCCGCAGGAGGTCAAAGACAGACAAATCGCCGCGCTGACCGCTCATTTTGAAAAGCTTCCGGCACAGGTGAACCGCGAAACGATCCTGATTGACGGAGGCCTCGTTTCGATGCAGCTGATGCTGACTGCACGCGCGCACGGCTACGATACAAACCCGATTGGCGGCTATGATAAAGAAAACATCGCGGAAACGTTCGGATTAGAAAAAGACCGTTATGTACCGGTCATGCTTCTTTCTATCGGAAAAGCAGCAGACGAAGGTTATGCTTCCTACCGCCTGCCGATTGATACAATTGCAGAATGGAAATAA
- a CDS encoding AzlC family ABC transporter permease, protein MISEREMTHAKTDEPTFLQGFQDCVPTLVGYISVGLAFGIVGVASHLSVMEIVLMSGLVFAGGAQFIMCALLAANSPMSAIILTTFIVNLRNFLLGAALAPHFSKYSLMKNVGIGMMVTDESFGVASNKIVKNEPISDRWMFGLNLTAYVCWVLSCVAGAVFGKWIADPESFGLDFAVTAMFLALLVLQLEHIVPAKLKHYVSLIIYMVIAMVIFSFFMPSHLAVIISTVIVATIGVVTDK, encoded by the coding sequence ATGATATCTGAAAGAGAAATGACTCATGCAAAAACTGACGAGCCAACATTCCTGCAGGGATTTCAAGATTGTGTTCCGACGCTGGTCGGTTACATTAGCGTAGGCTTAGCTTTTGGAATTGTGGGGGTTGCGTCGCATTTAAGCGTGATGGAAATTGTGCTGATGTCGGGATTGGTTTTTGCAGGCGGCGCCCAGTTTATTATGTGTGCGTTGTTGGCGGCGAACAGTCCAATGTCAGCGATTATCTTGACAACATTTATTGTGAATTTACGGAATTTTCTATTAGGGGCAGCGCTTGCTCCTCATTTTTCAAAGTATTCGCTGATGAAAAATGTAGGGATCGGAATGATGGTGACAGATGAGTCGTTCGGTGTTGCTTCCAATAAGATTGTCAAAAACGAGCCGATTAGCGACCGCTGGATGTTCGGTTTAAATCTTACGGCGTATGTGTGCTGGGTGCTGTCTTGTGTGGCAGGTGCCGTTTTTGGCAAGTGGATTGCCGATCCAGAATCGTTCGGACTTGATTTTGCGGTGACGGCTATGTTTTTGGCGCTGCTGGTTCTTCAGCTGGAACATATTGTGCCGGCGAAGCTTAAACACTATGTATCTCTCATTATTTATATGGTGATTGCCATGGTTATTTTTTCTTTCTTTATGCCGTCTCATCTTGCGGTCATCATATCAACCGTTATCGTCGCAACAATCGGGGTGGTGACGGATAAATGA
- a CDS encoding MarR family transcriptional regulator, which produces MTCQSLIYQLIILTRRKGWVLASFCSEEAEILYQLQGVNKVIGVKFEACTGISQSRLELLTLLYHADEISQSDLQKKVNIDSAAVTRHLKQLEAKGMVSRRRKPEDNRITLVRLTEQGRERIESSKKEKERFMKEMLANVSADERRLLIDVLARMRNNINNIEA; this is translated from the coding sequence TTGACGTGTCAATCATTGATATATCAATTAATAATTTTGACAAGAAGGAAGGGATGGGTTTTGGCGTCATTTTGTTCTGAGGAAGCCGAGATTTTATATCAGCTGCAAGGCGTGAACAAGGTGATTGGCGTGAAGTTCGAGGCATGCACGGGCATCAGCCAATCTCGTTTGGAATTGCTGACATTGCTTTATCATGCAGATGAGATCAGTCAAAGCGACCTTCAAAAGAAAGTAAACATAGATAGCGCAGCCGTCACCAGACACCTGAAACAGCTGGAAGCCAAAGGCATGGTCTCAAGACGGCGCAAGCCTGAGGACAACCGCATCACCCTTGTTCGATTAACAGAGCAAGGAAGAGAGCGGATTGAGTCTTCTAAGAAAGAAAAGGAGCGTTTCATGAAGGAAATGCTCGCAAATGTAAGTGCAGACGAGCGCCGCCTGCTCATTGATGTGCTGGCGCGCATGCGGAACAACATAAACAATATTGAAGCATAA
- a CDS encoding sulfite exporter TauE/SafE family protein, whose product MLIILVMFLLGIILGFIGAGGAGFVIALLTLLFHIPIHTALGTSLAGMAFTSLSGAYSHYREGNIQMKIGLTVGCFAAVGSFFGAKLTSFIPADLLHYLTAGMLFLSAILILIRLFLLKEKAQMNQSNLSTYTRAVILGIVSGILSGTFGIGSAPFIQIGLMIMLNLSIRHSVGTTMLVIIPLAVGGGIGYITEGFVDYVLLIKVLVGTMCGAYVGAKFTNLMPKMVLKSAIFLTPAIAGLLLLF is encoded by the coding sequence ATGCTCATTATTCTTGTTATGTTTCTTCTCGGAATTATTTTAGGATTTATTGGTGCCGGGGGAGCAGGCTTTGTCATTGCCCTTTTAACTCTTCTTTTCCATATCCCGATTCATACGGCTTTAGGCACTTCCCTCGCCGGCATGGCTTTCACCAGCTTATCAGGGGCGTACAGCCACTATCGTGAAGGCAACATTCAAATGAAAATCGGCTTAACCGTCGGATGCTTTGCTGCGGTTGGGTCATTTTTCGGCGCAAAGCTGACATCTTTCATTCCGGCTGATTTGCTTCATTACTTGACGGCTGGGATGTTGTTTTTATCAGCGATTCTCATTCTAATCAGATTGTTTCTTTTAAAAGAGAAGGCTCAAATGAATCAGAGCAATCTTTCAACGTATACGAGAGCGGTTATTTTAGGAATTGTATCCGGCATTCTTTCCGGCACATTCGGTATCGGGTCGGCGCCTTTTATTCAAATCGGTTTAATGATTATGCTGAACCTGTCCATCCGCCATTCTGTCGGAACGACGATGCTTGTGATCATTCCCCTCGCTGTAGGAGGAGGCATCGGATATATCACAGAAGGATTTGTCGATTATGTCCTGCTGATCAAAGTTCTTGTCGGCACAATGTGCGGTGCCTATGTAGGCGCGAAGTTCACCAACCTTATGCCAAAGATGGTTCTGAAATCGGCCATCTTTTTGACACCTGCGATTGCGGGCCTGCTGTTGTTATTCTAA
- a CDS encoding MMPL family transporter, giving the protein MRAIIKFKWAIAAIILALTVVLSLFSPNLTELANQKGQAQLPADAVSERANAILKQAGEDNNSISVVVTLDHALKKDTEDQLRTMIDKIKKIDGVEEVTSPLTAEKEVKDQLISKDKKTVLIPVTITGSDQKAEKIADDIYKIVPDDLTAYITGASLINQDFAHSSEEGLKKTEVITVCLIIGLLLIVFRSVVTPFIPIVVVGFSYLISQSILGILVYNVDFPISTFTQTFLVAILFGIGTDYCILLLTRFREELANGHDKKEAALIAYRTGGKTLFISGFAVLIGFSALGFAKFAIFQSAVGVAVGVGILMIILYTLLPLFMVTLGEKLFWPSKKVLSHSDNKLWAFLGRHSVVRPFLFIVITVMITLPFILTYDDQISFDSTAEISSDYQSIKALEAIKDGFGEGKAFPINVVVKGDKDLTTADTIPYLGNISKAIEKVDHVDSVMTITQPTGEKIMDLYIDKQLGSVSDGLDKTVKGIADVQSGLTDIENGLNQMAGQTGSASNSSSGGSFGDAAEGLGKINQQLQLVSKQMSQTGNTAQTVQQLTAISGQLGQIQAGLEQANQQLTGQQAQAGTLTESLIKLSDGVKSANDGLTKISDGMTASSDMLEDMSKSSTVRDTGIFIPDQVMKDKDFKKSIDQYSFADGKGVQLSVVLDSNPYSEQAITTINQIKKAVANEVEGTPLEDSQIVYGGVTSMNADLKELSTTDFSRTMVIMIIGLFIVLTILFRSMIMPVYMIASLLLTYYTSISITELIFVNGLGNAGISWAVPFFSFVILIALGVDYSIFLLDRFKEEVHMGIEQGVVRSMSKMGSVIITAAIILAGTFAAMMPSGVNTLMQVASVIIIGLLLYGLVILPLFIPAIIVTFGEGNWWPFGRKRIKE; this is encoded by the coding sequence ATGAGAGCAATCATCAAATTCAAGTGGGCAATTGCAGCCATTATATTGGCACTTACCGTCGTATTGAGTTTGTTTTCTCCGAACTTAACGGAGCTAGCCAATCAAAAGGGGCAGGCCCAGCTTCCCGCTGATGCTGTTTCAGAAAGAGCAAACGCCATTTTAAAACAAGCGGGAGAAGACAATAATTCGATCAGTGTTGTCGTTACATTAGACCACGCTTTGAAGAAAGACACAGAGGACCAGCTTCGCACAATGATCGATAAAATCAAAAAGATCGACGGTGTGGAAGAGGTCACGTCTCCTCTGACAGCGGAAAAAGAAGTCAAAGACCAGTTGATTTCAAAAGACAAGAAAACCGTCCTCATTCCTGTCACGATTACAGGTTCTGATCAAAAGGCGGAAAAAATCGCGGATGACATTTATAAAATTGTTCCTGATGATTTGACGGCATATATCACGGGAGCTTCTCTCATCAATCAGGATTTCGCACACAGCTCAGAAGAAGGGCTTAAGAAAACGGAAGTGATCACAGTCTGCTTAATCATCGGGTTACTGCTGATCGTGTTCCGATCTGTTGTGACGCCTTTTATCCCGATAGTGGTTGTCGGTTTCTCATACTTGATCAGTCAATCCATACTTGGCATCCTTGTGTACAATGTTGATTTTCCAATCTCGACATTTACACAAACCTTCTTAGTCGCCATCCTGTTCGGTATCGGAACAGATTACTGCATTCTGCTTCTTACCCGATTCCGTGAAGAATTGGCAAACGGCCATGACAAAAAAGAAGCGGCGCTTATCGCTTACCGTACAGGAGGAAAAACCTTATTTATCAGCGGATTTGCGGTATTGATCGGATTTTCCGCCTTAGGATTTGCAAAGTTTGCGATTTTCCAATCCGCAGTAGGAGTCGCGGTTGGTGTTGGGATCTTAATGATCATCCTCTACACATTGCTGCCATTATTTATGGTGACGCTGGGTGAAAAATTATTCTGGCCTTCTAAGAAAGTGCTGTCTCACAGTGACAACAAATTATGGGCGTTTCTCGGCAGACATTCCGTCGTCCGTCCGTTTCTGTTTATCGTCATCACGGTCATGATCACGCTTCCGTTCATTTTGACCTATGATGACCAGATTTCATTCGACTCGACTGCGGAAATCAGCAGCGATTATCAATCAATAAAAGCTCTCGAGGCCATTAAGGATGGATTCGGTGAAGGAAAAGCGTTCCCGATCAATGTTGTCGTGAAAGGAGACAAAGATCTCACAACAGCTGATACAATCCCTTATCTCGGAAACATCAGCAAAGCGATCGAGAAAGTCGATCATGTTGACTCTGTCATGACTATCACGCAGCCGACGGGTGAAAAAATCATGGATTTATATATTGATAAACAGCTAGGCTCAGTTTCAGACGGGCTGGATAAGACGGTAAAAGGAATTGCCGATGTCCAAAGCGGTTTAACGGATATAGAAAACGGACTGAATCAAATGGCGGGGCAAACCGGTTCAGCCTCAAATAGCAGCTCCGGCGGTTCATTTGGCGATGCGGCAGAGGGCTTGGGCAAAATCAATCAGCAGCTGCAGCTGGTCAGCAAACAGATGTCCCAAACCGGCAACACCGCACAGACCGTACAGCAGCTTACGGCAATCAGCGGACAGCTTGGACAGATTCAAGCCGGACTTGAACAAGCGAACCAGCAACTCACAGGCCAGCAGGCCCAAGCCGGAACGCTGACGGAAAGCCTTATTAAGCTTTCCGATGGCGTAAAGAGCGCAAATGATGGCCTGACGAAAATCTCGGACGGCATGACAGCTTCCAGTGATATGTTAGAGGACATGAGCAAGAGCTCAACCGTAAGGGACACAGGCATATTCATTCCTGATCAAGTCATGAAGGATAAAGACTTCAAGAAGTCAATTGACCAATATTCCTTTGCAGACGGCAAAGGCGTGCAATTAAGCGTCGTCCTGGATTCCAATCCTTATTCAGAACAAGCCATTACGACGATAAACCAAATCAAAAAAGCTGTAGCAAACGAAGTTGAGGGCACTCCTCTGGAGGACTCTCAGATCGTATACGGCGGGGTCACGAGTATGAATGCGGATTTAAAAGAGCTGTCCACAACGGATTTCTCCAGAACAATGGTGATTATGATTATTGGCCTGTTTATCGTGTTAACCATTTTGTTCCGCTCAATGATTATGCCGGTTTATATGATTGCGTCACTGCTGCTGACGTACTATACGTCAATATCTATCACAGAATTAATATTTGTAAACGGCTTAGGAAACGCCGGCATCAGCTGGGCAGTACCGTTCTTCAGCTTTGTCATCTTGATCGCGTTAGGCGTGGATTATTCGATCTTCCTGCTTGATCGATTTAAGGAAGAGGTGCACATGGGCATTGAGCAGGGCGTCGTCAGATCAATGAGCAAAATGGGATCCGTCATTATAACGGCTGCCATTATTTTGGCCGGCACGTTCGCCGCGATGATGCCTTCAGGCGTCAATACGCTGATGCAGGTGGCAAGTGTCATCATTATCGGGCTTTTGCTTTACGGCCTTGTCATTCTTCCGCTGTTCATTCCGGCAATCATCGTGACTTTTGGCGAAGGGAACTGGTGGCCGTTTGGCAGGAAGAGAATCAAAGAATAA
- a CDS encoding MFS transporter, which yields MLHNPTGKERLALAFLLGMLAILGPLNIDMYLPSFPEIANDLSASASLVQLSLTACLVGLTIGQLIVGPVSDAQGRRKPLLICIFLFALSSLFCALSPNITTLVAARFLQGFTASAGLVLSRAIVRDVFTGRELSKFFSLLMVITAVAPMVAPMTGGAILLLPFATWHTIFHVLMIIGFLLVLLIAFRLKETLPPEKRIPSSIGTSVKTMGSLLKDRSFMGYALTVGFIHGGSFAYVSGTPFVYQDIYGVSPQVFSILFGINGLAIISGSFIIGRFGGIIHEKSLLRIAVITAMIATAVLLTMTMIHGPLATLVISIFIYMITIGMVLTSTFTLAMEKQGHRAGSASALLGMLPLLLGSIVSPLVGINETTAIPMGAIMFVTAVIGSLAFFGLTKERAEQNS from the coding sequence ATGCTGCACAATCCAACTGGAAAAGAACGCTTGGCATTGGCGTTTTTGCTCGGCATGCTTGCTATATTGGGCCCACTTAATATAGATATGTATTTGCCGAGTTTTCCTGAAATCGCTAATGATTTATCAGCAAGTGCGTCACTTGTACAGTTAAGTTTAACAGCCTGTCTGGTCGGGCTTACGATCGGCCAGCTGATTGTCGGGCCGGTCAGTGATGCGCAGGGAAGACGGAAACCGCTATTAATCTGTATTTTTTTATTTGCGTTATCTTCTCTGTTTTGTGCGCTGTCGCCTAATATTACAACATTAGTGGCCGCGCGTTTTTTACAAGGATTTACCGCTTCCGCAGGGCTTGTGCTGTCTCGCGCCATCGTCCGCGATGTGTTTACCGGAAGAGAGCTTTCTAAATTTTTCTCGCTGTTAATGGTGATTACAGCTGTTGCGCCAATGGTTGCGCCTATGACGGGCGGCGCCATTTTGCTTTTGCCATTTGCAACGTGGCATACGATTTTTCATGTGTTAATGATCATCGGATTTTTACTTGTTCTTCTTATTGCCTTTCGATTAAAAGAAACGCTGCCGCCGGAAAAACGGATTCCAAGCTCAATCGGAACATCTGTCAAAACGATGGGCAGCCTGCTGAAGGATCGGTCCTTTATGGGCTACGCGTTAACGGTCGGATTTATTCACGGGGGAAGCTTTGCATATGTGTCTGGTACGCCTTTTGTATACCAGGATATCTATGGAGTGTCGCCGCAGGTATTTAGTATTCTTTTCGGCATTAACGGCCTGGCGATTATATCGGGGAGCTTTATTATCGGGCGCTTCGGCGGGATCATTCATGAAAAGAGCCTGCTTCGCATAGCGGTCATCACGGCAATGATTGCGACTGCTGTGCTTTTGACCATGACGATGATTCACGGGCCTCTTGCCACATTAGTCATATCCATTTTTATTTACATGATTACGATCGGCATGGTTCTGACAAGCACGTTTACGCTGGCGATGGAGAAGCAGGGACACCGCGCCGGAAGCGCAAGTGCGCTGCTCGGCATGCTGCCGCTGCTTCTCGGCTCGATCGTCTCTCCGCTTGTAGGTATTAATGAAACAACTGCCATTCCAATGGGAGCGATCATGTTTGTGACAGCGGTCATCGGCTCGCTGGCGTTTTTTGGATTAACGAAAGAACGAGCGGAGCAAAACTCATAA
- a CDS encoding glycoside hydrolase family 18 protein, producing the protein MFIHIVGPGDSLFSIGRRYGASVDQIRSVNGLDEANIVPGQALLIPLYVYTVQPGDTLTAIAAKAFVPLERLRAANPGISPNALQAGANITIPSISNYIAGTLSFYVLRNPDLDRELINDYAPYSSSISIFEYHIAPNGDIANQLNDAAAIETTWQRRVTPLATITNLTSTGFSTELVHQVLNNPTARTNLVNNIYYLVSTRGYGGVTIDFEQVSAADRDLFTGFLRQLRERLQAGGYVLTIAVPAKTSDNIPWLRGYDYGGIGAVVNYMFIMAYDWHHAGSEPGPVAPITEIRRTIEFAIAQVPSRKIIIGVPLYGYDWIIPYQPGTVASAISNQNAIKTAMRYQTPIQYSAEYQSPFFRYSDQQGRTHEVWFEDVRSMSRKMQIVREYRLQAIGAWQLTLGFTPGPWLLRKFFTIRKV; encoded by the coding sequence ATGTTTATCCATATCGTCGGGCCTGGTGATTCTTTGTTTTCCATAGGCAGAAGATACGGTGCTTCTGTTGATCAAATCCGGAGTGTGAATGGTTTAGATGAGGCAAATATCGTGCCGGGGCAGGCTCTGCTTATCCCTCTTTATGTATATACGGTTCAGCCGGGAGACACGCTGACCGCCATTGCGGCAAAAGCGTTTGTTCCCTTAGAGCGGCTGCGGGCCGCAAACCCGGGCATCAGCCCAAATGCTTTACAAGCGGGAGCAAACATAACGATTCCTTCTATCTCAAATTACATTGCGGGAACGTTAAGTTTTTACGTGCTCCGAAACCCTGACCTCGATCGGGAATTAATCAATGATTATGCGCCATACTCGTCTTCGATTTCGATTTTCGAATACCATATTGCACCTAACGGCGACATTGCAAACCAATTGAATGATGCGGCCGCTATTGAGACAACATGGCAAAGACGGGTGACGCCGCTTGCGACCATCACAAACCTTACATCAACAGGATTCAGCACAGAACTCGTTCACCAAGTCCTAAACAACCCGACAGCGAGAACCAATCTGGTCAACAATATTTATTACTTAGTTTCCACAAGGGGATATGGCGGTGTCACAATCGATTTTGAACAGGTGAGCGCCGCGGATCGGGATCTTTTCACTGGGTTTTTGCGCCAGTTGAGAGAGCGCCTTCAGGCGGGAGGATATGTGCTGACGATAGCTGTTCCGGCAAAAACAAGCGATAATATCCCGTGGCTGAGAGGCTACGATTACGGAGGAATAGGAGCGGTTGTCAATTATATGTTTATCATGGCTTATGATTGGCATCATGCCGGAAGTGAGCCGGGCCCTGTAGCACCGATTACTGAAATCAGGAGAACCATCGAGTTTGCGATTGCGCAGGTGCCGAGCAGAAAAATCATTATCGGAGTCCCGCTCTACGGGTACGACTGGATCATCCCGTACCAGCCGGGCACAGTTGCTTCAGCCATTTCAAATCAAAACGCAATTAAAACAGCGATGAGGTACCAAACCCCGATACAATATTCAGCCGAATATCAATCACCGTTTTTCCGGTACAGTGATCAGCAGGGGCGAACGCATGAGGTATGGTTTGAAGATGTCAGGAGCATGAGCCGGAAGATGCAGATCGTCCGTGAATACAGATTGCAGGCTATAGGCGCTTGGCAGTTAACCTTAGGCTTCACGCCAGGCCCATGGCTTCTGCGGAAATTTTTTACGATCAGAAAGGTATAA
- a CDS encoding GntR family transcriptional regulator — protein MDDFKLDKPTPYYLQFYNQLKKMIFNGTFMPGERINETQLAKSFGVSRSPIREAMRLLEKDGLLKADDRNGFSITSLTAKDVDEIYKIRIPLEQLAVELVIDEADEEELAILEKQLEETEKAIQNGMEDTEIISLNQKFHELLVDFSHNRHLKNLLEHVNDLIHFCRILNYTGDHRAETILSEHRKIFEEVKKKNKEAAKQHVMAHFNHDCEHLKRVLEEGKEN, from the coding sequence ATGGACGATTTTAAATTAGACAAACCGACTCCTTACTACCTGCAATTTTATAACCAGCTGAAAAAAATGATCTTCAACGGGACTTTTATGCCGGGGGAACGGATAAACGAAACACAGCTGGCGAAAAGCTTTGGCGTCAGCCGCTCTCCGATAAGGGAAGCCATGCGGCTGCTTGAGAAAGACGGTTTGTTAAAAGCAGATGACCGAAATGGATTTTCTATCACATCGTTAACGGCAAAAGATGTAGATGAGATTTATAAAATCAGAATTCCGCTGGAGCAGCTGGCAGTCGAGTTAGTCATAGACGAAGCGGATGAAGAAGAGCTTGCCATACTCGAGAAACAGCTTGAAGAAACAGAAAAAGCCATTCAAAATGGAATGGAAGATACGGAAATTATCAGCTTGAACCAAAAGTTTCATGAGCTGCTTGTTGATTTCAGCCATAACAGACATTTAAAAAATCTGCTTGAGCATGTAAATGATCTGATTCACTTTTGCAGAATCCTTAATTATACCGGCGATCACCGTGCAGAAACAATACTGAGTGAGCACCGCAAGATATTTGAAGAAGTGAAAAAGAAAAACAAAGAAGCAGCCAAACAGCATGTGATGGCTCATTTCAATCATGATTGTGAGCATTTGAAGCGAGTGCTTGAAGAAGGAAAAGAGAATTGA
- a CDS encoding macrolide family glycosyltransferase: protein MKSVLILNFPAEGHVNPTLGITKAFSDKGYDVHYISTEKYKKRLETAGATVHLHRDLLRTTPIHIGSPNGILDFLKIHIKTSLDILHIVKDLSKNIHFDFVYYDKFGAGELVRDYLDIPGVSSSASFLFGEEHLKILPLHPESGAPLELDQECEDLLAKMKETYGVAPKNLVQFMNNKGKLNVVYTSRYFQPESDRFGDECLFIGPSFPKRAEKTDFPIEQLKGEKVIYISMGTVLDNTEEFFNLCIDAFSGFNGKVVIAAGEKADLTKLKQAPEHFIIAPYVPQLEVLEQADVFITHGGMNSVNEGIHFRVPLVVMPHDKDQPMVAQRLSELHAGCVISKDEVNVQILKQAVNEVLHNDQYTAGIEKINQSFQECMDMDEVMERIDKLIRQKNR from the coding sequence ATGAAATCAGTCTTGATTTTAAACTTTCCTGCGGAAGGCCATGTGAATCCTACCTTAGGCATCACAAAAGCGTTTTCGGATAAGGGATATGATGTCCATTATATTTCCACTGAAAAATACAAAAAACGATTAGAAACGGCGGGGGCAACCGTCCATCTTCACCGGGATCTTCTGCGAACAACACCTATTCATATCGGTTCGCCCAATGGCATTCTTGATTTCTTGAAAATCCATATCAAAACCTCGCTGGACATTTTACATATTGTGAAGGATTTATCTAAAAACATTCACTTTGATTTTGTGTATTATGATAAATTCGGCGCGGGAGAGTTGGTGAGGGACTACTTAGATATTCCGGGGGTCTCTTCTTCAGCGTCCTTCCTGTTTGGCGAAGAGCATCTGAAAATCCTGCCGCTGCATCCGGAATCCGGAGCGCCGCTTGAATTGGATCAAGAGTGCGAAGACCTTTTGGCGAAAATGAAAGAAACATACGGTGTCGCCCCGAAAAACCTGGTTCAATTCATGAACAATAAAGGAAAACTGAATGTAGTGTATACAAGCCGTTATTTTCAGCCTGAAAGTGATCGTTTTGGGGATGAATGTCTGTTTATCGGTCCCAGCTTTCCAAAGAGAGCGGAAAAAACAGATTTCCCGATTGAACAGTTAAAAGGTGAAAAGGTCATTTATATTTCAATGGGGACTGTTCTGGACAATACGGAGGAATTCTTCAATCTCTGTATTGATGCATTTTCTGGCTTTAACGGAAAAGTCGTCATCGCTGCCGGAGAAAAAGCGGATCTGACCAAATTAAAGCAGGCGCCGGAACACTTTATCATTGCTCCGTATGTCCCTCAGCTGGAAGTGCTGGAGCAAGCTGATGTGTTCATTACACACGGAGGGATGAACAGCGTAAATGAAGGCATTCATTTCAGAGTGCCGCTGGTTGTCATGCCTCATGACAAGGATCAGCCGATGGTAGCGCAGCGACTCTCTGAACTCCATGCAGGCTGTGTCATCTCTAAAGATGAAGTCAATGTACAAATATTAAAGCAGGCCGTAAATGAAGTTTTACACAACGATCAGTATACGGCAGGCATTGAAAAAATCAATCAAAGCTTCCAAGAGTGTATGGACATGGATGAAGTGATGGAGCGGATTGATAAATTGATTCGCCAAAAAAACAGATAA
- a CDS encoding AzlD domain-containing protein gives MNIDTYILLVIIGCALVTMIPRIIPFLVVRNITLPEPVLKWLSYVPVCILTALVVKDCMIQSNDTLQLNWPVAVILIPTLLIAMKTKSLSITVISGVLLMAGLRLWA, from the coding sequence ATGAATATCGATACATATATCTTGCTGGTGATTATCGGCTGTGCGCTGGTCACGATGATTCCCCGTATCATTCCTTTTTTAGTTGTTCGGAATATCACTTTGCCGGAGCCCGTGCTCAAGTGGCTTTCCTATGTGCCGGTTTGTATATTGACAGCACTTGTCGTAAAGGATTGTATGATTCAGTCTAATGACACTTTGCAATTGAATTGGCCTGTGGCCGTCATCTTGATCCCGACTCTCCTGATTGCGATGAAAACGAAAAGCTTATCTATTACTGTGATCAGCGGTGTCCTTCTTATGGCGGGTTTGCGATTATGGGCTTAA
- a CDS encoding helix-turn-helix domain-containing protein, which translates to MDDIQAIIAKNLVKLRKTRNLTLDQVSELTGVSKAMLGQIEKGKSTPTVTTLWKIANGLQVSFSVFLKEDKPKVKKINLQDIEPITDNEENYSVYPFFPYNPETKFEIYVVDLKPGCIHEAKTHLGEEYLLIKEGELTVNLQGQEHMLASGDALQFAGSTPHSYINSSEETASFFLLMFYPEPQG; encoded by the coding sequence ATGGATGATATCCAAGCCATTATCGCAAAGAATCTAGTCAAACTTAGAAAAACCAGAAACCTGACTCTTGATCAAGTTTCCGAATTAACGGGTGTCAGCAAAGCGATGCTCGGACAAATCGAAAAAGGAAAATCAACCCCGACTGTCACCACGCTATGGAAGATCGCAAACGGGCTTCAAGTATCCTTTTCTGTATTTCTGAAAGAAGACAAGCCAAAAGTTAAAAAAATCAATCTGCAGGATATCGAACCTATCACAGATAATGAAGAAAACTACAGTGTCTACCCCTTTTTTCCCTACAATCCTGAAACAAAGTTTGAAATTTACGTTGTTGATCTGAAACCTGGATGTATTCATGAAGCAAAAACACATTTAGGGGAAGAATACCTTCTCATTAAAGAAGGCGAATTAACGGTTAATCTGCAGGGCCAGGAGCACATGCTCGCTTCCGGAGACGCCTTGCAATTTGCAGGATCAACCCCGCACAGCTACATCAATTCATCTGAAGAAACGGCCAGCTTTTTTCTGCTGATGTTTTACCCTGAGCCGCAAGGATGA